A genomic stretch from Streptococcus oralis includes:
- a CDS encoding phosphoribosylformylglycinamidine synthase has product MDKRIFVEKKADFQVKSESLVRELQHNLGLSTLKSIRIVQVYDVFDLAEDLFAPAEKHIFSEQVTDHVLDEAAVQADLANYAFFAIESLPGQFDQRAASSQEALLLLGSSSDVTVNTAQLYLVNKDIDATELEAVKNYLLNPVDSRFKDITTGIAKQEFSESDKTIPKLTFFESYTAEDFARYKAKQGMAMEVDDLLFIQDYFKSIGRVPTETELKVLDTYWSDHCRHTTFETELKNIDFSASKFQKQLQATYDKYIAMRDELGRTDKPQTLMDMATIFGRYERANGRLDDMEVSDEINACSVEIEVDVNGVKEPWLLMFKNETHNHPTEIEPFGGAATCIGGAIRDPLSGRSYVYQAMRISGAGDITAPISETRAGKLPQQVISKTAAHGYSSYGNQIGLATTYVREYFHPGFVAKRMELGAVVGAAPKGNVVREKPEAGDVIILLGGKTGRDGVGGATGSSKVQTVESVETAGAEVQKGNAIEERKIQRLFRNGDVTRLIKKSNDFGAGGVCVAIGELADGLEIDLNKVPLKYQGLNGTEIAISESQERMAVVVRPEDVDAFVAECNKENIDAVVVATVTEKPNLVMHWNGETIVNLERRFLDTNGVRVVVDAKVVDKDVKLPEERKTSVETLEADTLSVLSDLNHTSQKGLQTIFDSSVGRSTVNHPLGGRYQLTPTEASVQKLPVQHGVTHTASVMAQGFNPYLAEWSPYHGAAYAVIEATARLVAAGANWSKARFSYQEYFERMDKQAERFGQPVAALLGSIEAQIQLGLPSIGGKDSMSGTFEELTVPPTLVAFGVTTADSRKVLSPEFKTAGENIYYIPGQALSAEIDFDLIKSNFAQFEAIQADHKVTSASAVKYGGVLESLALATFGNHIGAEVILSELESSLTAQLGGFVFTSPQEIAGVEKIGQTSADFTLLVNGVKLDGQKLDSAFQGRLEEVYPTEFAQAKELDEVPAVASTAVIKAKETIEKPVVYIPVFPGTNSEYDSAKAFEKEGAEVNLVPFVTLNEEAIVKSVETMVDNIGKANILFFAGGFSAADEPDGSAKFIVNILLNEKVRAAIDSFIARGGLIIGICNGFQALVKSGLLPYGNFEDASSTSPTLFYNDANQHVAKMVETRIANTNSPWLAGVQVGDIHAIPVSHGEGKFVVTAEEFAELRDNGQIFSQYVDFDGKPSMDSKYNPNGSVNAIEGITSKNGQIIGKMGHSERYEDGLFQNIPGNKDQHLFASAVKYFTGK; this is encoded by the coding sequence ATGGATAAACGTATTTTTGTTGAAAAAAAGGCCGATTTTCAAGTTAAGTCAGAAAGTTTGGTAAGGGAGCTCCAGCATAACTTGGGACTTTCAACTTTGAAAAGTATTCGCATTGTGCAAGTTTATGATGTCTTTGATTTGGCAGAGGACTTGTTTGCGCCTGCAGAGAAACACATCTTCTCTGAGCAGGTGACCGACCATGTATTGGACGAAGCGGCTGTGCAAGCGGATCTTGCTAACTATGCTTTCTTTGCCATTGAAAGCCTGCCAGGGCAGTTTGACCAACGTGCAGCTTCTTCACAGGAAGCCTTGCTTTTGCTGGGAAGTTCGAGTGATGTGACGGTCAATACAGCCCAACTTTATCTGGTCAATAAAGATATTGATGCGACTGAGTTGGAAGCGGTCAAGAACTACTTGCTCAACCCAGTTGATTCTCGTTTCAAGGACATCACGACAGGGATTGCCAAGCAGGAATTTTCAGAGTCAGACAAGACTATTCCAAAATTGACTTTCTTTGAAAGTTATACGGCAGAAGACTTTGCTCGCTACAAGGCCAAGCAAGGGATGGCCATGGAAGTGGATGATTTGCTCTTTATCCAAGACTACTTCAAGTCAATCGGGCGCGTGCCGACAGAAACAGAGCTCAAGGTTTTGGACACTTATTGGTCTGACCACTGTCGTCACACAACTTTCGAGACGGAGTTGAAGAATATCGACTTCTCAGCTTCTAAATTCCAAAAACAATTGCAAGCGACTTATGACAAGTATATCGCCATGCGTGATGAGTTGGGACGTACGGATAAACCTCAGACCTTGATGGATATGGCGACTATTTTTGGTCGTTATGAGCGTGCTAACGGTCGTTTGGATGACATGGAAGTGTCTGATGAAATCAATGCCTGCTCTGTTGAAATTGAAGTGGATGTCAATGGTGTCAAAGAACCATGGCTTCTCATGTTCAAAAACGAAACTCACAACCACCCAACGGAAATTGAACCATTTGGTGGAGCGGCTACTTGTATCGGTGGTGCCATTCGTGACCCATTGTCAGGTCGCTCATACGTTTACCAAGCCATGCGTATTTCAGGTGCTGGCGATATTACAGCTCCAATTTCAGAAACTCGCGCTGGTAAATTACCACAACAAGTCATTTCTAAAACAGCGGCTCACGGTTATTCTTCTTATGGGAATCAGATTGGTCTTGCGACGACTTACGTTCGTGAATACTTCCACCCAGGATTTGTAGCCAAACGCATGGAGCTTGGTGCCGTTGTTGGTGCAGCTCCTAAGGGCAACGTTGTCCGTGAAAAACCGGAAGCGGGCGATGTGATTATTCTTCTTGGTGGTAAGACTGGCCGTGATGGTGTCGGTGGTGCGACAGGGTCTTCTAAAGTTCAAACGGTTGAGTCTGTGGAGACTGCTGGTGCTGAGGTTCAAAAAGGAAATGCCATAGAAGAACGCAAGATTCAACGTCTGTTCCGTAATGGCGATGTCACTCGTCTCATCAAGAAATCCAATGACTTTGGTGCTGGTGGTGTCTGTGTAGCCATCGGTGAATTGGCAGACGGTCTTGAAATCGACCTCAACAAGGTTCCTCTTAAATACCAAGGTTTGAACGGTACAGAAATTGCCATCTCTGAATCACAAGAACGGATGGCGGTCGTGGTTCGTCCTGAGGACGTAGATGCCTTCGTTGCAGAATGTAATAAAGAAAATATTGATGCTGTTGTGGTCGCGACAGTGACTGAAAAACCAAATCTAGTCATGCACTGGAATGGTGAAACCATCGTCAACTTGGAACGTCGTTTCCTTGATACCAATGGTGTGCGTGTCGTTGTCGATGCCAAGGTCGTGGACAAGGATGTCAAGCTTCCAGAAGAGCGCAAGACAAGTGTTGAAACCCTTGAAGCAGATACCCTTTCAGTTCTATCTGACCTTAACCATACCAGTCAAAAAGGCTTGCAGACCATCTTTGATAGTTCAGTTGGTCGTTCAACTGTCAATCACCCGCTTGGTGGTCGCTATCAACTCACACCAACTGAGGCATCTGTGCAGAAATTGCCAGTTCAACACGGTGTGACTCATACTGCGTCTGTCATGGCGCAAGGCTTTAACCCTTATCTAGCAGAATGGTCTCCATACCACGGTGCTGCCTATGCAGTTATCGAAGCGACTGCTCGTCTAGTAGCGGCAGGTGCCAACTGGTCTAAGGCTCGTTTCTCTTACCAAGAGTATTTTGAGCGGATGGACAAGCAAGCTGAGCGTTTTGGTCAGCCAGTAGCAGCCCTTCTAGGCTCTATTGAAGCACAAATTCAGCTTGGCTTGCCATCTATCGGTGGTAAAGACTCTATGTCTGGTACCTTTGAAGAATTGACGGTACCACCAACCTTGGTTGCCTTTGGGGTGACAACAGCAGATAGCCGTAAAGTCCTTTCTCCTGAGTTCAAGACTGCTGGTGAAAACATCTACTACATTCCAGGTCAAGCCCTCTCCGCAGAGATTGATTTTGACTTGATTAAGTCTAACTTTGCTCAATTTGAAGCCATCCAAGCTGACCACAAAGTAACATCTGCATCAGCTGTTAAATATGGTGGTGTCCTTGAAAGCTTGGCTCTTGCTACCTTTGGGAACCATATCGGTGCAGAGGTTATCTTGTCTGAACTTGAAAGTTCTTTGACAGCTCAATTGGGTGGATTTGTCTTCACCTCTCCTCAAGAAATCGCTGGAGTAGAGAAGATTGGACAAACAAGTGCAGACTTTACACTCCTTGTCAACGGTGTGAAGTTAGATGGACAGAAACTTGACAGTGCCTTTCAAGGGAGACTGGAAGAAGTTTACCCAACGGAATTTGCCCAAGCTAAAGAATTGGACGAAGTTCCAGCTGTCGCTTCTACCGCAGTCATCAAAGCTAAAGAAACTATTGAAAAACCAGTGGTTTACATCCCAGTCTTCCCAGGAACCAACTCGGAATATGACTCAGCAAAAGCTTTCGAAAAAGAAGGTGCAGAAGTCAACTTGGTGCCATTCGTGACCTTGAATGAAGAAGCTATTGTCAAGTCAGTTGAGACCATGGTTGACAATATCGGCAAGGCTAATATCCTCTTCTTTGCAGGTGGCTTCTCAGCTGCGGACGAACCAGATGGTTCAGCTAAGTTTATCGTCAACATCTTGCTCAATGAAAAAGTACGTGCAGCAATTGATAGCTTTATTGCTCGTGGTGGCTTGATTATCGGTATCTGTAATGGATTCCAAGCCCTTGTAAAATCAGGTCTTCTTCCATACGGAAACTTTGAAGATGCCAGCAGTACTAGCCCAACCCTCTTCTACAATGATGCCAACCAACACGTGGCCAAGATGGTGGAAACTCGAATTGCCAATACCAACTCACCATGGTTGGCTGGCGTGCAAGTAGGAGATATTCATGCCATTCCTGTTTCGCACGGTGAAGGGAAGTTTGTCGTGACGGCTGAGGAATTTGCGGAGCTCCGTGACAATGGTCAAATCTTTAGCCAATATGTTGACTTTGACGGCAAACCAAGTATGGACTCTAAGTACAATCCGAATGGTTCTGTAAATGCCATCGAAGGAATTACCAGCAAGAACGGTCAAATCATTGGTAAAATGGGTCACTCAGAACGTTATGAAGACGGTCTTTTCCAAAACATCCCAGGAAATAAAGATCAGCACCTGTTCGCGTCGGCGGTTAAATACTTTACTGGAAAATAA
- the purF gene encoding amidophosphoribosyltransferase: MTYEVKSLNEECGVFGIWGHPDAAKLTYFGLHSLQHRGQEGAGILSNDQGKLKRHRDMGLLSEVFKNPTKLDKLTGTAAIGHVRYATAGEASADNIQPFLFRFHDMQFGLAHNGNLTNAESLKKELEQSGAIFSSTSDSEILAHLIRRSHNPNLMGKIKEALSLVKGGFAYILLFEDKLVAALDPNGFRPLSIGKMANGAVVVSSETCAFEVIGAEWIRDVKPGEIVIVDGNGIQYDSYTNDTQLAICSMEYIYFARPDSNIHGVNVHTARKRMGAQLAREFKHEADIVVGVPNSSLSAAMGFAEESGLPNEMGLIKNQYTQRTFIQPTQELREQGVRMKLSAVSGVVKGKRVVMIDDSIVRGTTSRRIVQLLKEAGASEVHVAIGSPALAYPCFYGIDIQTRQELIAANHTVEETRQIIGADSLTYLSIDGLIDSIGIETDAPNGGLCVAYFDGDYPTPLYDYEEDYRSSLDEKTSFYK; encoded by the coding sequence ATGACATACGAAGTAAAATCTCTTAATGAAGAATGTGGTGTTTTCGGTATCTGGGGACATCCAGATGCTGCCAAATTGACCTATTTTGGGCTCCATAGTCTTCAGCACCGTGGTCAGGAGGGGGCAGGAATCCTCTCCAATGACCAAGGGAAATTGAAGCGCCATCGTGATATGGGGCTTCTATCAGAAGTTTTCAAAAATCCTACCAAATTGGACAAACTGACAGGAACGGCTGCCATTGGGCATGTGCGTTATGCGACTGCAGGGGAAGCTTCTGCGGATAACATCCAACCCTTTCTCTTTCGTTTTCATGACATGCAGTTTGGACTTGCTCACAATGGAAATCTGACCAATGCCGAATCGCTCAAGAAAGAATTGGAACAAAGTGGCGCTATTTTCAGTTCAACTTCGGACTCGGAAATCTTGGCTCACCTCATTCGTCGGAGTCACAATCCGAACTTGATGGGTAAAATCAAGGAAGCACTTAGTCTCGTCAAAGGTGGCTTTGCTTATATCCTGCTATTTGAGGACAAGTTGGTTGCGGCCCTTGACCCTAATGGCTTCCGTCCGCTTTCTATCGGGAAAATGGCCAATGGAGCAGTTGTTGTTTCCTCTGAAACTTGTGCTTTTGAAGTCATTGGTGCCGAGTGGATTCGCGATGTAAAACCAGGAGAGATTGTAATCGTGGATGGCAATGGGATTCAGTACGATAGTTATACGAATGATACCCAGTTGGCGATTTGCTCTATGGAGTATATCTACTTTGCCCGTCCTGACTCTAATATCCATGGTGTCAACGTCCATACAGCTCGCAAACGTATGGGGGCTCAATTGGCGCGTGAGTTCAAGCACGAAGCGGATATTGTGGTCGGTGTGCCAAATTCCTCACTCAGCGCAGCTATGGGATTTGCAGAAGAATCTGGTCTGCCAAATGAAATGGGTCTTATCAAGAATCAATACACGCAACGTACCTTTATCCAACCGACTCAAGAATTGCGGGAGCAAGGGGTACGGATGAAACTGTCTGCTGTTTCGGGTGTTGTCAAAGGCAAACGTGTGGTGATGATTGATGATTCCATTGTTCGCGGGACAACCTCTCGCCGTATCGTTCAGCTCTTGAAAGAAGCGGGGGCTTCTGAAGTTCACGTTGCTATTGGCAGTCCAGCGCTAGCTTATCCATGTTTTTACGGGATTGATATCCAGACGCGTCAGGAGCTGATTGCGGCCAATCATACGGTCGAGGAAACTCGTCAAATCATTGGTGCGGACAGTCTGACTTATCTTTCGATTGATGGTTTGATTGATTCTATCGGCATCGAAACAGATGCGCCAAACGGTGGTCTCTGTGTCGCTTACTTTGACGGCGACTACCCAACTCCTCTCTACGACTATGAGGAAGACTATCGTAGCAGTTTGGATGAAAAGACCAGTTTTTACAAATAG
- the purM gene encoding phosphoribosylformylglycinamidine cyclo-ligase, whose product MANKNAYAQSGVDVEAGYEVVERIKKHVARTERAGVMGALGGFGGMFDLSKTGVKEPVLISGTDGVGTKLMLAIKYDKHDTIGQDCVAMCVNDIIAAGAEPLYFLDYVATGKNEPAKLEQVVAGVAEGCVQAGAALIGGETAEMPGMYGADDYDLAGFAVGVAEKSQIIDGSKVAEGDVILGLASSGIHSNGYSLVRRVFADYTGEEVLPELEGKKLKEVLLEPTRIYVKAVLPLIKEGLVNGIAHITGGGFIENVPRMFADDLAAEIEEDKVPVLPIFKALEKYGEIKHEEMFEIFNMGVGLMLAVRPENVDRVKESLDEPVYEIGRIVKKENESVIIK is encoded by the coding sequence ATGGCAAATAAAAATGCGTACGCCCAGTCGGGTGTAGATGTTGAAGCGGGTTATGAAGTTGTTGAACGGATTAAAAAGCATGTAGCTCGTACGGAGCGTGCAGGTGTTATGGGAGCTCTAGGTGGTTTCGGTGGCATGTTTGACCTTTCAAAAACAGGTGTCAAAGAGCCGGTCTTGATCTCAGGGACTGATGGTGTCGGAACCAAGCTCATGCTGGCTATCAAATACGATAAGCACGATACCATCGGTCAGGACTGTGTGGCAATGTGTGTCAACGACATCATCGCTGCAGGTGCGGAGCCTCTTTACTTCCTTGACTACGTAGCGACAGGGAAGAATGAACCAGCTAAACTAGAACAAGTCGTTGCTGGTGTGGCAGAAGGTTGTGTGCAGGCAGGCGCTGCTCTCATCGGTGGGGAAACGGCTGAAATGCCTGGTATGTATGGCGCAGATGACTATGATTTGGCTGGTTTTGCAGTCGGTGTAGCTGAAAAATCTCAAATCATAGATGGTTCAAAAGTAGCTGAAGGTGATGTGATTCTTGGACTTGCTTCAAGTGGTATTCACTCAAATGGTTACTCACTCGTTCGTCGTGTCTTTGCGGACTATACAGGTGAGGAAGTCTTACCAGAATTGGAGGGCAAGAAACTCAAGGAAGTTCTGCTTGAGCCGACTCGTATCTATGTCAAGGCTGTGTTGCCACTCATCAAGGAAGGGTTGGTCAACGGTATTGCCCACATCACAGGAGGTGGTTTCATCGAAAATGTCCCTCGTATGTTTGCAGATGACCTAGCTGCGGAAATTGAAGAAGACAAAGTACCAGTGCTTCCGATTTTCAAAGCCCTTGAAAAATACGGTGAAATCAAGCACGAAGAAATGTTTGAAATCTTCAATATGGGTGTGGGACTCATGTTGGCAGTTAGACCTGAAAATGTAGATCGTGTCAAGGAATCGCTGGATGAACCAGTCTATGAAATTGGTCGCATCGTCAAGAAAGAAAACGAAAGTGTCATCATCAAATGA
- the purN gene encoding phosphoribosylglycinamide formyltransferase, translating into MKKIAVFASGNGSNFQVIAEEFPVEFVFSDHRDAYVLERAEKLGVLSYAFELKEFENKADYEAALVELLEEHQIDLVCLAGYMKIVGPTLLSAYEGRIINIHPAYLPEFPGAHGIEDAWNAGVAESGVTIHWVDSGVDTGKVIKQVRVPRLADDTIESFEARIHEAEYKLYPEVIRELLDK; encoded by the coding sequence ATGAAAAAAATAGCGGTTTTTGCCTCTGGTAATGGCTCGAATTTTCAGGTGATTGCCGAAGAGTTTCCGGTGGAGTTTGTCTTTTCAGACCATCGTGACGCCTATGTGTTGGAGCGGGCAGAAAAGCTCGGCGTCCTGTCCTATGCTTTTGAACTCAAGGAGTTTGAGAACAAGGCAGACTACGAAGCAGCCCTTGTCGAACTCTTGGAAGAACATCAGATTGACTTGGTTTGCCTCGCCGGCTACATGAAAATCGTTGGGCCAACCTTATTGTCAGCTTATGAGGGCCGAATTATCAACATTCATCCTGCCTACCTGCCAGAATTTCCAGGAGCTCATGGGATTGAGGACGCTTGGAATGCTGGTGTTGCTGAGAGTGGCGTCACCATTCACTGGGTGGACTCTGGTGTGGATACAGGAAAGGTTATCAAACAAGTCCGTGTGCCACGTCTAGCTGATGATACCATCGAAAGCTTTGAAGCTCGCATTCATGAAGCGGAGTACAAGTTGTATCCGGAAGTTATTAGAGAATTGTTGGACAAATAA
- the purH gene encoding bifunctional phosphoribosylaminoimidazolecarboxamide formyltransferase/IMP cyclohydrolase yields MTKRALISVSDKTGIVEFAQELKKLGWDIISTGGTKVTLDNAGVETIAIDDVTGFPEMMDGRVKTLHPNIHGGLLARRDLDSHLEAAKENQIELIDLVVVNLYPFKETILKPDVTYADAVENIDIGGPSMLRSAAKNHASVTVVVDPTDYAVVLDELAANGETTYETRQRLAAKVFRHTAAYDALIAEYFTAQVGEEKPEKLTLTYDLKQPMRYGENPQQDADFYQKALPTDYSIASAKQLNGKELSFNNIRDADAAIRIIRDFKDRPTVVALKHMNPCGIGQADDIETAWDYAYESDPVSIFGGIVVLNREVDATTAEKMHGVFLEIIIAPSYTDEALAILTNKKKNLRILALPFDAQDASEVEAEYTGVVGGLLVQNQDVVKESPADWQVVTKRQPTEIEATALEFAWKAIKYVKSNGIIITNDHMTLGVGPGQTNRVASVRIAIDQAKDRLDGAVLASDAFFPFADNVEEIAKAGIKAIIQPGGSVRDQESIEAADKYGLTMVFTGVRHFRH; encoded by the coding sequence ATGACTAAACGCGCCTTAATCAGCGTCTCAGACAAAACGGGCATTGTTGAATTTGCCCAAGAACTTAAAAAACTTGGTTGGGATATCATCTCGACAGGTGGGACAAAGGTTACCCTTGATAATGCTGGGGTGGAGACCATTGCAATTGATGATGTGACGGGTTTTCCAGAGATGATGGACGGTCGTGTCAAGACCCTTCACCCAAATATCCATGGCGGACTCCTCGCTCGTCGTGATCTCGACAGCCACCTAGAGGCTGCCAAAGAGAATCAGATTGAACTCATCGACCTTGTAGTGGTCAATCTTTATCCATTCAAGGAAACGATTCTCAAACCAGATGTGACTTACGCTGATGCGGTGGAGAATATCGATATCGGCGGGCCATCTATGCTTCGGTCAGCAGCCAAAAACCATGCCAGCGTAACAGTTGTGGTAGATCCTACTGACTACGCTGTGGTTTTGGACGAATTGGCAGCCAATGGTGAAACGACTTACGAAACGCGTCAACGTTTGGCAGCTAAGGTTTTCCGTCACACAGCAGCTTATGATGCCTTGATTGCAGAATACTTCACAGCTCAAGTGGGTGAAGAAAAACCTGAAAAACTCACTCTGACTTATGACCTTAAGCAACCAATGCGTTATGGGGAAAATCCTCAGCAGGATGCGGATTTCTACCAGAAAGCTTTGCCGACAGACTACTCAATTGCATCAGCGAAACAGCTCAACGGTAAGGAATTGTCCTTTAACAATATCCGTGACGCTGATGCGGCCATTCGTATTATTCGTGACTTCAAAGATCGTCCAACCGTTGTGGCTTTGAAACACATGAACCCGTGCGGTATCGGTCAAGCTGATGATATCGAAACTGCTTGGGACTACGCTTATGAGTCTGACCCAGTGTCTATCTTTGGTGGAATTGTCGTTCTTAACCGTGAGGTGGATGCTACGACAGCTGAGAAGATGCACGGCGTTTTCCTTGAAATCATCATCGCACCGAGCTATACGGATGAAGCGCTAGCCATTTTGACCAATAAAAAGAAAAACTTGCGCATCCTTGCCTTGCCATTTGATGCTCAAGATGCCAGTGAGGTAGAGGCAGAATACACAGGCGTGGTTGGTGGACTTCTTGTGCAAAACCAAGACGTGGTCAAGGAAAGCCCAGCTGACTGGCAAGTAGTGACCAAACGCCAGCCAACCGAGATAGAAGCGACAGCTCTTGAGTTCGCTTGGAAAGCCATCAAGTACGTCAAATCAAACGGAATCATCATCACCAACGACCACATGACACTTGGCGTTGGCCCAGGTCAAACAAACCGAGTGGCCTCTGTTCGTATTGCGATTGACCAAGCCAAAGACCGCCTTGACGGCGCTGTGCTTGCTTCCGATGCCTTCTTCCCATTCGCGGATAACGTGGAAGAAATCGCCAAAGCAGGTATCAAAGCCATCATCCAACCAGGTGGATCTGTCCGTGACCAAGAGTCCATCGAAGCAGCGGATAAATACGGCTTGACCATGGTCTTTACAGGCGTGAGACACTTTAGACATTAA
- a CDS encoding AAA family ATPase: protein MPLIEKFKINNLHNYYDVELNFKNDKTIYIGENGIGKTTILSMLYYLLDLNYERLSKYIFESLEIEFEGKKSVKITKSDIKHINSVVRSRKGRYPKFIVDELINEIEQDENLMNELLKLETTTDFIFNFELRKLYEKYSLLHNYPKPLIQELMVEVLERINPSGYMELIGYIEELKNKYKILYFPTYRRIEEDLRKLNIGPRNVAPGEEILNSKFSGELIHFGMEDVDHRIKELLNKISKETNESYNNMTSGLLNTFSNGESIKISGENFDPEEVDIALSRLGDKITDETKSIILSKIRQGVLHEDKYLDYLVSSILENYRTLADIDSRINDFNQRVNKYLFRKKFYYNPQSLRLDIKRIDSNEETIFKKSQDGEIVEDIIDLSNLSSGEKQLISTFSKIFLEDEKELVILFDEPELSLSVPWQEEFIYDISQASKCKFLLTVTHSPFIYKNLLPYAKEIDKCIKETSQNRDNKFTYFFLDDDNDDELPF, encoded by the coding sequence ATGCCTTTAATTGAGAAATTTAAAATTAATAATCTTCATAATTATTATGATGTTGAGTTGAATTTTAAGAATGATAAGACTATTTACATTGGAGAAAATGGTATTGGTAAGACGACTATTCTTTCGATGCTATATTATTTGCTTGATTTAAACTATGAAAGATTATCAAAATATATTTTTGAGAGTCTTGAAATTGAATTTGAAGGGAAAAAAAGTGTAAAAATAACTAAAAGTGATATTAAGCATATAAATTCAGTAGTCAGAAGTCGCAAGGGACGATATCCGAAATTTATAGTTGATGAATTAATTAATGAAATTGAACAAGACGAAAATTTGATGAACGAACTATTGAAATTAGAGACTACGACAGATTTTATATTTAATTTCGAATTAAGAAAATTATATGAAAAATATTCATTATTGCATAATTATCCCAAACCTCTTATTCAAGAACTCATGGTTGAGGTTTTAGAGAGAATTAATCCTTCAGGGTACATGGAACTAATAGGCTATATAGAGGAATTAAAAAATAAGTATAAAATTTTATACTTCCCAACTTATAGAAGAATTGAGGAAGATTTACGTAAATTAAATATAGGTCCTAGAAATGTTGCTCCTGGAGAAGAGATATTAAATAGTAAATTTAGTGGAGAATTAATTCATTTTGGTATGGAAGATGTCGACCATAGGATAAAAGAACTATTAAATAAGATTAGTAAGGAAACCAACGAAAGTTACAATAATATGACTAGTGGTTTACTAAATACTTTTTCTAATGGGGAAAGTATTAAAATTTCTGGTGAGAATTTTGATCCTGAAGAAGTAGATATCGCTCTGTCTAGATTAGGTGATAAAATAACTGATGAAACTAAATCTATAATTTTAAGTAAGATACGTCAAGGTGTTTTGCACGAAGATAAATATTTGGACTATCTTGTTTCAAGTATTCTTGAAAATTATAGAACTTTGGCAGATATTGATAGTAGGATTAATGATTTTAATCAAAGAGTAAATAAATATTTGTTTAGGAAAAAATTTTATTATAATCCACAGTCGTTAAGGTTAGATATCAAGAGGATTGATAGTAACGAGGAGACTATTTTTAAGAAAAGTCAGGATGGAGAAATAGTTGAAGATATTATTGATTTAAGTAATCTTTCATCGGGTGAAAAACAGTTAATTTCAACCTTTTCCAAGATATTTTTAGAAGATGAAAAAGAACTTGTTATTCTGTTTGATGAGCCGGAGTTATCTTTATCCGTTCCATGGCAAGAGGAATTTATTTATGATATTTCTCAAGCAAGTAAGTGTAAATTTTTATTAACAGTAACTCATTCTCCATTCATATATAAAAATCTCCTACCTTATGCGAAAGAGATTGATAAGTGTATTAAGGAAACTTCGCAAAATAGAGATAATAAATTTACATATTTCTTTTTAGATGACGATAATGATGATGAACTGCCTTTTTAA